A portion of the Channa argus isolate prfri chromosome 19, Channa argus male v1.0, whole genome shotgun sequence genome contains these proteins:
- the wdr97 gene encoding WD repeat-containing protein 97 isoform X1, which yields MGAPVEGSRTTTVLLPSPTLRLLPQASKTSNGKMLGKRDLIRQNVKKATAKVPYRKSQQHVLTHGLRHVQHFSCDSPVRFMMYSEAAAAFISLHTDNTACFYQADGHKQTSVAHLPFLGLTPTKISGCLVGWGPGPILTLLDREFQTLDAADNALDIRVCQPAEHSTELVTAGVGNVCVWSVRLMRCKVKIQEGLQHSTFTHMALAPPQSHRPHRAFVVCGRVVTVVDLDVGKVVDHKKDLCSRDITAMVYCAQLDCLIISSQGLSIRVWGPDWELRVAFVGHNGVVTSMFYCSELHMLLSASVDCTICCWNVKEGQMVERIQTERETPPLYIGGTQKGDVFISFSQQGVDFWSIRNLYSPHCKFKGAEGAPLRQILASTSPGPYPVRVLCVSGDSDITLVAAETGTVLTSFKAQQRILCADYCLHKEILLALTEAGTVLQANTLTNPITLMREWKGRGQGPWQQQDCVTEEDAQLLPIPGPACCLVLYSYVPETQAALEEWRKLQHSRGCSSRNMAAVDDSQNRFLIILGQNGGCLSVLKLSNGKVFYRTPAHNGQRITTLQVYPENAYLVSAGEDMTVVVWRVSPSVRECLSQQLSLHYDQPQVYLAALGSQLALTFLEHDSGTYSLMHFNLLNLSKIGLPLIEGHSDHFIGLCVCPDLDVFVSIGLDGTMCIWSEKNDLIRMLQLNAVPECLAYGGFGGELFLGIKGNLYKMNCAQFLPHIYQQMLLYTYAETLPDLPIIESKAKYSRTKSASTARNKGEESPASVNNQLLTEDMWRQKENERIMTLHMDLSALLQGTVKCKKAKPLSTKLTKKESFDRYMKKIYGLPYDIKIDLEDESDQETISFLPEQSVNKFCNYRIPKNYIHSESMLTIPVKKKKKKPETKALEMKSKPKAPVKVKPVEKVIQKKSIQDEEPPVIISPIELPKQKTPFSPPLRLKIPTPLQPREQPPRIFSPIEVPKHKTPPPPHPLRIPTPFPPREPSPEVPTFLKQFADASWFRDVFVDKKSIPSTLTPDDLSLQLLACLNTCTTSSKLNILTSLQALIRQGLLQNIDKLYQGLTDLVPQFVGPHMSSLDQTVLDKMLNLLSSLKSADSDLVKKILTLLAYKELGLRETVLHMLTSLGVEEAEEWLLPQLESWNLELQDEPDIWRSLHDRADRWLESWISIYQENNILHRSVKWKPMMFSMVDVLNYFCSVQKEEYRNTRHVAPPGRRNTMLVPLYDCSSSRPIIRLGETYSMARARRYPGIILPPSQHRPFLMHFPNFISFPLTRITLRPFHVYSDEDWLKALQRSYFIPQQSHTDYYR from the exons ATGGGGGCTCCAGTAGAGGGGAGCAGAACAACCACAGTACTCCTCCCCAGTCCCACTCTGAGGCTGCTGCCTCAAGCGAGCAAGACATCAAATGGGAAGATGCTTGGTAAGCGAGATTTGATTAGGCAAAATGTGAAGAAAGCTACAGCCAAG GTGCCGTATCGCAAGAGCCAGCAGCACGTGCTCACTCATGGTCTCCGTCACGTACAGCATTTCTCCTGTGACAGCCCTGTGCGTTTCATGATGTATTCGGAGGCTGCAGCAGCATTTATTAGCCTCCATACAGACAACACAGCCTGCTTTTACCAAGCTGATGGCCACAAGCAGACTTCCGTAGCACATTTGCCTTTTTTGGGCTTGACGCCTACAAAAATCTCTGGTTGTCTGGTGGGTTGGGGTCCTGGGCCCATCTTAACACTTCTAGACAGGGAGTTTCAAACCCTGGATGCTGCTGACAATGCCCTAGACATACGTGTGTGTCAGCCTGCAGAGCACTCCACAGAGTTGGTAACTGCAGGTGTGgggaacgtgtgtgtgtggtcggTGAGGCTCATGAGGTGCAAGGTGAAGATACAGGAGGGGCTGCAGCACAGCACGTTCACTCATATGGCACTGGCTCCCCCGCAGTCTCACAGGCCACACAGAGCCTTTGTTGTGTGCGGGAGGGTTGTGACAGTGGTTGATCTCGATGTCGGGAAGGTTGTGGATCACAAGAAAGATCTTTGCTCACG tgatATCACTGCAATGGTGTATTGCGCTCAGCTGGACTGTTTGATTATTTCATCTCAGGGGCTGTCCATTAGGGTGTGGGGCCCAGATTGGGAGCTACGTGTGGCTTTTGTAGGACATAATG GTGTGGTGACCTCAATGTTCTACTGCTCTGAATTACACATGTTGTTATCAGCCTCTGTGGATTGTACGATTTGTTGCTGGAATGTGAAGGAGGGTCAAATGGTCGAGCGTATCCAAACGGAACGTGAAACCCCTCCATTGTACATAGGAGGCACTCAAAAGGGAGACGTTTTCATCTCCTTCTCTCAGCAGGGAGTGGATTTTTGGAGCATTCGAAACTTGTACAGTCCCCACTGTAAATTCAAAGGGGCTGAAGGAGCCCCGTTGAGACAGATCCTGGCCTCAACCTCTCCTGGTCCTTACCCTGTACGAGTGCTCTGTGTCAGCGGAGACAGTGATATCACTCTGGTGGctgcagaaacaggaacagtGCTGACTTCATTCAAGGCACAGCAAAGGATTTTGTGTGCTGACTACTGCCTGCACAAGGAGATTCTGCTGGCCTTAACTGAGGCTGGTACAGTGCTCCAAGCCAACACACTCACTAATCCCATCACTTTAATGCGAGAGTGGAAGGGAAGAGGCCAGGGGCCCTGGCAGCAGCAGGACTGTGTGACAGAAGAAGATGCCCAGCTTCTGCCGATCCCTGGCCCTGCGTGCTGCCTGGTACTCTACAGTTATGTCCCTGAGACGCAGGCAGCTTTAGAGGAGTGGAGGAAATTGCAGCACAGCAGAGGATGCAGTTCCAGAAATATGGCAGCTGTTGATGATTCCCAGAACAG GTTTTTGATCATACTTGGCCAAAATGGTGGCTGTTTGAGTGTTTTAAAACTGAGTAATGGGAAGGTCTTCTACCGGACCCCGGCACACAATGGCCAGAGAATCACCACACTGCAGGTGTACCCTGAGAACGCCTACCTAGTTTCTGCAG GTGAAGACATGACGGTGGTAGTGTGGAGAGTAAGCCCCTCCGTCCGGGAATGCCTCAGCCAACAGCTCAGCTTGCACTATGATCAGCCTCAAGTCTACCTGGCAGCACTGGGGTCTCAGCTGGCTCTGACCTTTCTAGAACATGACAGTGGGACCTACAGCCTCATGCACTTCAACCTGCTTAACCTCAGCAAGATTGGTCTTCCTCTTATAGAAGGACATTCAGACCACTTCATAG gactgtgtgtgtgtcctgatcTGGATGTGTTTGTTTCCATTGGTCTAGATGGTACAATGTGCATCTGGAGTGAAAAGAATGATCTCATCAG GATGCTCCAGCTAAATGCAGTGCCCGAGTGTTTGGCTTATGGTGGGTTTGGAGGGGAACTGTTCCTGGGCATCAAAGGAAACCTGTACAAGATGAATTGTGCACAGTTCCTGCCACACATTTATCAACAAATG ctcCTTTACACTTATGCTGAGACACTTCCTGACCTGCCTATTATTGAGAGTAAAGCAAAATACAGCAGAACAAA GAGTGCTAGCACAGCCAGAAACAAGGGGGAAGAATCACCAGCAAGCGTGAACAATCAACTTCTGACTGAGGACATGTGGAGGCAGAAG GAAAATGAGAGAATAATGACCTTACACATGGACTTGTCTGCGCTTCTACAAGGCACAGTGAAGTGCAAAAAAGCGAAGCCTCTCAGCACAAAGCTAACCAAGAAGGAGTCCTTTGATCGctatatgaaaaaaatatatggaTTGCCCTATGACATTAAG atTGATTTAGAGGATGAGTCTGACCAAGAAACCATTTCATTTCTTCCTGAACAAAGTGTCAACAAGTTCTGTAACTATCGTATCCCCAAAAATTACATCCACTCAGAATCCATGTTGACCATTCctgtaaaaaagaagaaaaagaag CCGGAGACAAAGGCTTTAGAGATGAAGTCTAAACCAAAGGCGCCTGTGAAGGTCAAACCTGTTGAGAAAGTCATACAGAAGAAATCCATCCAGGATGAAGAG CCTCCAGTGATCATTTCTCCGATAGAGCTACCTAAACAGAAAACTCCTTTTTCACCTCCTCTTCGTTTAAAGATCCCAACACCGCTCCAACCCAGGGAACAG CCTCCAAGGATCTTTTCTCCGATAGAGGTACCAAAACACAAAacccctcctccacctcaccCTTTAAGGATCCCAACACCATTCCCACCCAGAGAACCCTCCCCTGAGGTGCCAACATTCCTCAAACAGTTTGCAGATGCAAGCTGGTTCAGAGATGTGTTCGTTGATAAAAAG agtATCCCAAGCACGCTGACTCCAGATGACTTGTCCTTGCAACTGCTTGCCTGTTTAAACACTTGCACCACTTCGTCCAAACTTAATATCCTCACCTCACTGCAGGCCCTGATCAGACAGGGACTCCTACAGAATATAGACAAGCTCTACCAGGGCCTCACAGACTTGGTGCCTCAATTTGTGGGACCACATATG tCTTCTTTGGATCAGACTGTGCTTGATAAAATGCTGAATCTGTTATCGAGTCTCAAATCTGCCGATTCTGACCTCGTGAAAAAAATTCTCACTCTTCTGGCCTATAAAGAACTGGGTCTCCG GGAAACAGTGCTGCATATGCTAACATCACTAGGAGTTGAAGAGGCAGAGGAGTGGTTGTTGCCTCAGTTGGAGAGCTGGAACTTGGAGCTGCAGGACGAGCCTGACATATGGAGGAGCCTCCATGACAGAGCAGATCGGTGGCTGGAGTCATGGATCTCCATATACCAA GAAAACAACATTCTGCATCGTTCAGTGAAGTGGAAGCCCATGATGTTCAGCATGGTGGACGTGCTAAATTATTTCTGCTCTGTGCAAAAGGAAGAGTACAGAAACACTCGCCATGTTGCACCTCCTGGTCGCAGAAATACGATGCTTGTGCCATTGTATGACTG tAGTAGTTCCCGACCAATCATTCGTCTAGGAGAAACTTACAGTATGGCCAGGGCTCGCAGGTATCCAG GAATAATTCTACCTCCCTCACAACACCGCCCCTTCCTCATGCACTTTCCCAATTTCATCTCCTTCCCACTAACTCGAATCACTCTGAGACCCTTTCACGTCTACTCAGACGAGGACTGGCTGAAGGCTTTGCAACGAAGCTACTTCATTCCACAGCAGTCTCACACAGACTACTACAGATGA
- the wdr97 gene encoding WD repeat-containing protein 97 isoform X2 gives MGAPVEGSRTTTVLLPSPTLRLLPQASKTSNGKMLGKRDLIRQNVKKATAKVPYRKSQQHVLTHGLRHVQHFSCDSPVRFMMYSEAAAAFISLHTDNTACFYQADGHKQTSVAHLPFLGLTPTKISGCLVGWGPGPILTLLDREFQTLDAADNALDIRVCQPAEHSTELVTAGVGNVCVWSVRLMRCKVKIQEGLQHSTFTHMALAPPQSHRPHRAFVVCGRVVTVVDLDVGKVVDHKKDLCSRDITAMVYCAQLDCLIISSQGLSIRVWGPDWELRVAFVGHNGVVTSMFYCSELHMLLSASVDCTICCWNVKEGQMVERIQTERETPPLYIGGTQKGDVFISFSQQGVDFWSIRNLYSPHCKFKGAEGAPLRQILASTSPGPYPVRVLCVSGDSDITLVAAETGTVLTSFKAQQRILCADYCLHKEILLALTEAGTVLQANTLTNPITLMREWKGRGQGPWQQQDCVTEEDAQLLPIPGPACCLVLYSYVPETQAALEEWRKLQHSRGCSSRNMAAVDDSQNRFLIILGQNGGCLSVLKLSNGKVFYRTPAHNGQRITTLQVYPENAYLVSAGEDMTVVVWRVSPSVRECLSQQLSLHYDQPQVYLAALGSQLALTFLEHDSGTYSLMHFNLLNLSKIGLPLIEGHSDHFIGLCVCPDLDVFVSIGLDGTMCIWSEKNDLIRMLQLNAVPECLAYGGFGGELFLGIKGNLYKMNCAQFLPHIYQQMLLYTYAETLPDLPIIESKAKYSRTKSASTARNKGEESPASVNNQLLTEDMWRQKENERIMTLHMDLSALLQGTVKCKKAKPLSTKLTKKESFDRYMKKIYGLPYDIKIDLEDESDQETISFLPEQSVNKFCNYRIPKNYIHSESMLTIPVKKKKKKPETKALEMKSKPKAPVKVKPVEKVIQKKSIQDEEPPVIISPIELPKQKTPFSPPLRLKIPTPLQPREQPPRIFSPIEVPKHKTPPPPHPLRIPTPFPPREPSPEVPTFLKQFADASWFRDVFVDKKSIPSTLTPDDLSLQLLACLNTCTTSSKLNILTSLQALIRQGLLQNIDKLYQGLTDLVPQFVGPHMSSLDQTVLDKMLNLLSSLKSADSDLVKKILTLLAYKELGLRETVLHMLTSLGVEEAEEWLLPQLESWNLELQDEPDIWRSLHDRADRWLESWISIYQENNILHRSVKWKPMMFSMVDVLNYFCSVQKEEYRNTRHVAPPGRRNTMLVPLYDCSSRPIIRLGETYSMARARRYPGIILPPSQHRPFLMHFPNFISFPLTRITLRPFHVYSDEDWLKALQRSYFIPQQSHTDYYR, from the exons ATGGGGGCTCCAGTAGAGGGGAGCAGAACAACCACAGTACTCCTCCCCAGTCCCACTCTGAGGCTGCTGCCTCAAGCGAGCAAGACATCAAATGGGAAGATGCTTGGTAAGCGAGATTTGATTAGGCAAAATGTGAAGAAAGCTACAGCCAAG GTGCCGTATCGCAAGAGCCAGCAGCACGTGCTCACTCATGGTCTCCGTCACGTACAGCATTTCTCCTGTGACAGCCCTGTGCGTTTCATGATGTATTCGGAGGCTGCAGCAGCATTTATTAGCCTCCATACAGACAACACAGCCTGCTTTTACCAAGCTGATGGCCACAAGCAGACTTCCGTAGCACATTTGCCTTTTTTGGGCTTGACGCCTACAAAAATCTCTGGTTGTCTGGTGGGTTGGGGTCCTGGGCCCATCTTAACACTTCTAGACAGGGAGTTTCAAACCCTGGATGCTGCTGACAATGCCCTAGACATACGTGTGTGTCAGCCTGCAGAGCACTCCACAGAGTTGGTAACTGCAGGTGTGgggaacgtgtgtgtgtggtcggTGAGGCTCATGAGGTGCAAGGTGAAGATACAGGAGGGGCTGCAGCACAGCACGTTCACTCATATGGCACTGGCTCCCCCGCAGTCTCACAGGCCACACAGAGCCTTTGTTGTGTGCGGGAGGGTTGTGACAGTGGTTGATCTCGATGTCGGGAAGGTTGTGGATCACAAGAAAGATCTTTGCTCACG tgatATCACTGCAATGGTGTATTGCGCTCAGCTGGACTGTTTGATTATTTCATCTCAGGGGCTGTCCATTAGGGTGTGGGGCCCAGATTGGGAGCTACGTGTGGCTTTTGTAGGACATAATG GTGTGGTGACCTCAATGTTCTACTGCTCTGAATTACACATGTTGTTATCAGCCTCTGTGGATTGTACGATTTGTTGCTGGAATGTGAAGGAGGGTCAAATGGTCGAGCGTATCCAAACGGAACGTGAAACCCCTCCATTGTACATAGGAGGCACTCAAAAGGGAGACGTTTTCATCTCCTTCTCTCAGCAGGGAGTGGATTTTTGGAGCATTCGAAACTTGTACAGTCCCCACTGTAAATTCAAAGGGGCTGAAGGAGCCCCGTTGAGACAGATCCTGGCCTCAACCTCTCCTGGTCCTTACCCTGTACGAGTGCTCTGTGTCAGCGGAGACAGTGATATCACTCTGGTGGctgcagaaacaggaacagtGCTGACTTCATTCAAGGCACAGCAAAGGATTTTGTGTGCTGACTACTGCCTGCACAAGGAGATTCTGCTGGCCTTAACTGAGGCTGGTACAGTGCTCCAAGCCAACACACTCACTAATCCCATCACTTTAATGCGAGAGTGGAAGGGAAGAGGCCAGGGGCCCTGGCAGCAGCAGGACTGTGTGACAGAAGAAGATGCCCAGCTTCTGCCGATCCCTGGCCCTGCGTGCTGCCTGGTACTCTACAGTTATGTCCCTGAGACGCAGGCAGCTTTAGAGGAGTGGAGGAAATTGCAGCACAGCAGAGGATGCAGTTCCAGAAATATGGCAGCTGTTGATGATTCCCAGAACAG GTTTTTGATCATACTTGGCCAAAATGGTGGCTGTTTGAGTGTTTTAAAACTGAGTAATGGGAAGGTCTTCTACCGGACCCCGGCACACAATGGCCAGAGAATCACCACACTGCAGGTGTACCCTGAGAACGCCTACCTAGTTTCTGCAG GTGAAGACATGACGGTGGTAGTGTGGAGAGTAAGCCCCTCCGTCCGGGAATGCCTCAGCCAACAGCTCAGCTTGCACTATGATCAGCCTCAAGTCTACCTGGCAGCACTGGGGTCTCAGCTGGCTCTGACCTTTCTAGAACATGACAGTGGGACCTACAGCCTCATGCACTTCAACCTGCTTAACCTCAGCAAGATTGGTCTTCCTCTTATAGAAGGACATTCAGACCACTTCATAG gactgtgtgtgtgtcctgatcTGGATGTGTTTGTTTCCATTGGTCTAGATGGTACAATGTGCATCTGGAGTGAAAAGAATGATCTCATCAG GATGCTCCAGCTAAATGCAGTGCCCGAGTGTTTGGCTTATGGTGGGTTTGGAGGGGAACTGTTCCTGGGCATCAAAGGAAACCTGTACAAGATGAATTGTGCACAGTTCCTGCCACACATTTATCAACAAATG ctcCTTTACACTTATGCTGAGACACTTCCTGACCTGCCTATTATTGAGAGTAAAGCAAAATACAGCAGAACAAA GAGTGCTAGCACAGCCAGAAACAAGGGGGAAGAATCACCAGCAAGCGTGAACAATCAACTTCTGACTGAGGACATGTGGAGGCAGAAG GAAAATGAGAGAATAATGACCTTACACATGGACTTGTCTGCGCTTCTACAAGGCACAGTGAAGTGCAAAAAAGCGAAGCCTCTCAGCACAAAGCTAACCAAGAAGGAGTCCTTTGATCGctatatgaaaaaaatatatggaTTGCCCTATGACATTAAG atTGATTTAGAGGATGAGTCTGACCAAGAAACCATTTCATTTCTTCCTGAACAAAGTGTCAACAAGTTCTGTAACTATCGTATCCCCAAAAATTACATCCACTCAGAATCCATGTTGACCATTCctgtaaaaaagaagaaaaagaag CCGGAGACAAAGGCTTTAGAGATGAAGTCTAAACCAAAGGCGCCTGTGAAGGTCAAACCTGTTGAGAAAGTCATACAGAAGAAATCCATCCAGGATGAAGAG CCTCCAGTGATCATTTCTCCGATAGAGCTACCTAAACAGAAAACTCCTTTTTCACCTCCTCTTCGTTTAAAGATCCCAACACCGCTCCAACCCAGGGAACAG CCTCCAAGGATCTTTTCTCCGATAGAGGTACCAAAACACAAAacccctcctccacctcaccCTTTAAGGATCCCAACACCATTCCCACCCAGAGAACCCTCCCCTGAGGTGCCAACATTCCTCAAACAGTTTGCAGATGCAAGCTGGTTCAGAGATGTGTTCGTTGATAAAAAG agtATCCCAAGCACGCTGACTCCAGATGACTTGTCCTTGCAACTGCTTGCCTGTTTAAACACTTGCACCACTTCGTCCAAACTTAATATCCTCACCTCACTGCAGGCCCTGATCAGACAGGGACTCCTACAGAATATAGACAAGCTCTACCAGGGCCTCACAGACTTGGTGCCTCAATTTGTGGGACCACATATG tCTTCTTTGGATCAGACTGTGCTTGATAAAATGCTGAATCTGTTATCGAGTCTCAAATCTGCCGATTCTGACCTCGTGAAAAAAATTCTCACTCTTCTGGCCTATAAAGAACTGGGTCTCCG GGAAACAGTGCTGCATATGCTAACATCACTAGGAGTTGAAGAGGCAGAGGAGTGGTTGTTGCCTCAGTTGGAGAGCTGGAACTTGGAGCTGCAGGACGAGCCTGACATATGGAGGAGCCTCCATGACAGAGCAGATCGGTGGCTGGAGTCATGGATCTCCATATACCAA GAAAACAACATTCTGCATCGTTCAGTGAAGTGGAAGCCCATGATGTTCAGCATGGTGGACGTGCTAAATTATTTCTGCTCTGTGCAAAAGGAAGAGTACAGAAACACTCGCCATGTTGCACCTCCTGGTCGCAGAAATACGATGCTTGTGCCATTGTATGACTG TAGTTCCCGACCAATCATTCGTCTAGGAGAAACTTACAGTATGGCCAGGGCTCGCAGGTATCCAG GAATAATTCTACCTCCCTCACAACACCGCCCCTTCCTCATGCACTTTCCCAATTTCATCTCCTTCCCACTAACTCGAATCACTCTGAGACCCTTTCACGTCTACTCAGACGAGGACTGGCTGAAGGCTTTGCAACGAAGCTACTTCATTCCACAGCAGTCTCACACAGACTACTACAGATGA
- the si:ch73-174h16.4 gene encoding leucine-rich repeat-containing protein 14, which produces MVISLVSLCAKVVVSDHSSSPCWLRWVPRELFRPLLEAAFTSCRPLAVGELVQRWPERTLRVGGQRNQGQTAPNRLCIQALLLAVVRGLSDPRCALQVLDLCGLQGDEGGMGDSMGGWTLTVALCTMVVQAKAGAQRGQKKEGERERKRISAMEREKDIKRERGQWEKGREPNGVDASSDQLCGILAEEELIKGVRRRMEIERKQVSTLIGVAGDTKENEEKHQGSDVLVHVRADLFVNARSWERVHMALSTSGPLKLQCRYLRVEEISVLSIRTLLDFLPRQGLLGMDVRYSSLGVAGLAELLPLLSTFPALNSLRLHYCNLDFRRHYPGLEDALRDLSQGLAQLQELKRLSLTALRLPGQLRVLLSSLPQPLEVLELPYLTLSPGDLAYLSCSHHAYTLQQLDLSENRLDENNLPSIRRLLSHASNSLQHLSLSGCGLTDGLLRLLLPSLGGCWALKSLALALNPLSMAGLMDLVRMAVRMPSLRQLLYPNPLEDYQPGLPELPSSAHLLDWPLNDTPDISATSTQLNRVLMDNRRSDLFLTCDLLNYDKDLIN; this is translated from the exons ATGGTGATTTCCCTGGTAAGCCTTTGTGCCAAGGTGGTTGTAAGTGACCACAGCTCGTCGCCCTGCTGGCTGAGGTGGGTGCCCAGGGAGCTTTTCAGGCCCCTGCTGGAGGCCGCCTTCACCAGCTGCAGACCGCTGGCCGTGGGTGAACTGGTGCAGAGGTGGCCTGAACGCACCCTGCGGGTGGGAGGACAGAGGAATCAAGGTCAAACTGCGCCAAATCGACTTTGCATCCAGGCTCTGTTACTTGCAGTTGTCAGAGGACTGTCAGACCCAAG GTGTGCCCTGCAAGTACTGGATCTTTGTGGACTGCAAGGGGATGAAGGAGGGATGGGCGACTCAATGGGAGGCTGGACTCTCACTGTGGCTCTCTGCACTATGGTTGTTCAGGCCAAGGCTGGAGCCCAGAGAGGACAGAAAAAGGaaggagagcgagagaggaaAAGGATCTCGGctatggagagagaaaaggataTCAAAAGAGAGAGGGGACAATGGGAGAAGGGAAGGGAACCAAACGGCGTTGATGCGAGCAGTGACCAATTGTGTGGAATTTTGGCTGAAGAGGAGCTGATAAAAGGAGtaaggaggaggatggagataGAGAGGAAACAAGTGAGCACATTGATAGGTGTAGCAGGTGACactaaagaaaatgaagaaaaacatcaagGAAGTGACGTGTTGGTGCATGTGAGGGCCGATCTCTTTGTCAATGCTCGATCTTGGGAGCGAGTTCATATGGCCCTCAGTACTTCAGGACCTCTCAAGCTCCAGTGCAGATATCTCCGTGTGGAGGAAATATCTGTGTTAAGTATCAGGACTCTGCTAGACTTCCTGCCTCGACAGGGTCTCCTAGGCATGGATGTTCGCTATAGCAGCCTTGGGGTGGCTGGCTTGGCTGAGCTACTGCCTCTGCTGTCCACCTTTCCTGCACTGAACTCCCTTCGGCTTCACTACTGTAACTTGGATTTTCGCCGGCATTACCCAGGACTTGAAGATGCACTGAGGGATCTGTCACAAGGTCTGGCACAGCTACAAGAACTGAAACGCCTCAGTCTCACCGCACTGCGCTTGCCCGGACAACTACGTGTGCTGCTCAG CTCACTTCCTCAGCCTTTAGAGGTACTGGAGCTGCCTTATTTGACCCTAAGCCCAGGTGACCTTGCCTATCTGTCCTGTAGCCACCATGCttacacactgcagcagctggatCTAAGTGAAAACCGTCTAGATGAAAACAACCTGCCCTCTATTCGCCGCCTTCTCTCCCATGCTTCAAACAGCCTTCAGCACCTCTCTTTAAGTGGCTGTGGCCTGACTGACGGCCTGCTCAGACTCCTGCTGCCTTCGTTGGGTGGCTGCTGGGCCCTCAAGAGCTTGGCTTTGGCCTTGAATCCTCTCTCCATGGCTGGCCTAATGGACTTGGTGAGGATGGCTGTACGAATGCCATCCCTTCGTCAGTTACTGTACCCCAACCCCTTGGAAGACTACCAACCAGGCCTTCCTGAACTGCCCTCCAGTGCACACCTCTTAGACTGGCCTCTGAATGACACCCCAGACATCAGTGCAACTAGCACCCAGCTCAACAGGGTGCTGATGGACAACAGACGCTCTGACCTCTTCCTGACCTGTGATCTGCTAAATTATGATAAAGATTTGATAAACTAG